Below is a window of Thunnus maccoyii chromosome 16, fThuMac1.1, whole genome shotgun sequence DNA.
AGTTGGAACACGTTTTTATAGAAAGATACTGTCAGTATGGCAGtatgaaaaaagaacattttatcaACCCTAAAGCTAATTGAAGGAataagttgacatttttggaataTGCTTATTTGTGTTCTCTCAAGGGTAGATtggaagattgataccactctcattcTGTAAATTAAGTATGGAGCTCAAGCcaggaggtgattagcttagcttagaagGGGGGAAAAGATGGGGGAAACAATCAGGTCAAGTCAACAGTGTACAGAGTAAATGTGGGAAACAAGGTCTTAGACATTCATGTCATGGATTCTTGTATGataacttttttgttttcttttacaagAACCTGAACCAGCCGATGAGGAACCGAATGAGCCTACAGACTCAGTAATTATGGAGATATCTGTTGTAGAAGCAGCAGACCCAGTCTCCACACCATCAACTGATGAGCATGCAGTTCAAGGCATTGAACCAGAAACAGACATAGAGCCTTTGCCATCCCCTTCAGAGAGCGGAGAAGCCCCAGAGGAAAGAGATGAGTCTAGTGGAGGACACAGCGGAGGGACCCCGGCCTCAGCGGACCATCCTCCTGAGAACTCCAATTTTCAAGAGGATATAGGACAAAGTCAGAATGGGACTGTGGCGGAAGTGACCGAGCCTCTGGAGGAAGAGAGCGGTAATGGATTCTCATCAGAGCCTGACGAACGGCCGTACGAATCTACGGCTGCACCGGCAATGAGACAAGCCAGCACTCCTCTGATGGCAACAGTGGACAGGAGCAAAGAGTTAGTGGTTTTCTTTAGCTTGAGGGTCactaacatgatgttttctgatGACCTGTTCAACAAGAGCTCCCCAGAGTATAAATCACTGGAGAATACCTTTCTTGAGCTGGTAGGTACACAAGCTTTTGTGCTGGATATCATGCTTCTGCATGCTTTATTCTCATACTTTCTTTTCTAGCCCAGAGCTGAAACGTGTGGTAAAAGTATATGTGTGCAATATTTACTGTTTAACTTTGGTTTTAGTAATTTGAGAGTAGCCCCAGATGGGTACTTAATCTCTTTTGTTGTCCTGCGCAAGTGAGGATGCACTTTGCTGCAAGCCTTATCCTCACAGCTGCCATTTTCTCCTAAAAATATCAGTAAATCATactaaatttatattttttcctcagtaagttttattttttgtaaaagtGTCATAAATTTTGAGTCAGAGTGTCAACAGAATAAAAGAGATGGTCAAATTATTGTGTTTCACTTAGACACAGCACTCTGGGTCCAGAAAATCGCCAAACCCTGGAGCTTCCCGTAAATCTGGGCCTAAGAAACAGACGACTTTAGCCTCCATACcggtattttttttccatattggAACATCTGTGATGCCTCAGGGAGAGCATGACCCATCTATTTCTTAACTAACCTTTCTGAAATGCAGTATCTAATAAACACCTAACAAGCACCTAACATTTCTAACATAGTCAGCTTTGTTCTCTCCTCACATTAGACATTAGACCTTCGTGCTGCagctttttttggttttatgtgtgaGTTTGATTTGGCAAGCTTGTATTGGTGTGTTTTGCCTTAATTTTCTGAATTGTTCTTAAGTTCTGGCTTTTTTAGGGACTGTGGAGACTCTGTTAGACTCATATTCCACCATGTCATTTTGTAAAGTTCGTGTTTTAAGAGATGTGGGCTATAAAATCAAAAGAAGCTTCTGTTATTTAATGGTTTCATGAACCAACAATGGTAAACATGCAAAATGGCTTAAAAGAGTAGgtcgacattttgggaaatgcttATTtaccaagagttagatgagaagactgataccagTTTCACATCTGTCCTAAATAAAGCGGGAAAACCGCCACACACTTTAGTTTTTGTACTgattaaacaaaatatattgtGTTAATAAGTGAAGTGAGagttagaggtgctggtaggtacttttttctacattttgacagagccaggctagctctTTCCCCTCATTTCCAGTCttgatgctaagctaagctaagccaaGCTAGCCCGCTGTTGGTTGTAGCCTTATCAGACATAAGAGCAATACAgaccttctcatctaactctctgcaagaaagcaattAAGCATATTTCCCAGAGCATTGAACTATTTCCCTAAAGAACATCATAAGCAAAGCATTTGTtgcagtttatttgtacagaCATGCTCTTTGGTGTGATAAACTGTAGAGCTGCTGCTCGTTGAAGTCTCTTTGTATCATAACGTAGTTTGCATCTattatatatagtgtgtgtggAAAGTTTATATTAATGTGTATAGTATATGCATCCTGGAAATGAGAAATGTATTATGTTGTGAAAAAACAAGGTCTATAGGCTAGTTAATTACTTATCCATAATGTccagaatgtgtttttgtacatgTTGCTACTAAGTGTGTTACAACATGGACTAGTATGTTTGAGGCCTTAATGATACATTTGTTGAGTGAATGACTGAAAGAAATGTATCAGTTTGGAGCAGAATAATGTGATAAAAGGCATAGTAAACCTGCTACAGACCAATGATAGGAAAGTCACCCAGCTTTAAGCAatttgtgttgttattaatgtattgttttgtacaTGGCAAAGGGCAAACTAGCCCATCGTAGTCTGAATCATGAGACCTGGGTCTGCCATAGTCATTGTGCGACTCAGAGGTTTGTGACTCTTGGTAAGAAGCTTTAAGTAATTCTGGCCAGTTCCAGTACGGCACACACATTGTGCTATTAATGGTTCCAATCTGCTTAGTGCGACATCAGTCAGGTTTGTGTGGACATCTGTATGCATGTTGCCGCGCTCTTACTTAGACAtactttatgtactgtatgtgcgaCTGTAGGTAAGGAggcaattaaataaaatagatcAAAGACTGGTCGAGGTCATTTGGTGTTGGAGCATTTGTGTCAAAATCAATACAGGAATGACTCTTATAGAAAAGGCTatgtccctctctttctctaaaCAAGAGTTTTAAATGTGCCATAACTGCTGGCAAGCGGCTGGATTGTGTCTCTTTAAACCTGCACTGATTAGCGTAAATCAAAGAAAGAAGCATTACTTGACATCCCCACTTAGTTTCAAGGCTTACCCCCAGGTTGACGGTGGAGACGTATTTTTAGGCTTGCTCAGAGGCACCCTGTGCTCAGTGTTATGTAAAGGCCTCAGCCTCTAACTGAGGAGGTGCATTGATACAAATTGGATTTTCTGTTTGCTGAAATGCCAAGGAGCAGAGGGAATGTGAGCTACTGGGGCAGGTGGGCTTAGTTCTCTTAGTGACAAGCCTTCAGGGTTCAGATAAATAGGTGATAATGTATTTTCACTTATTTATCATACCGAGAGATCTCCTGTCAATTAATGTTTCCTATCAGATATAGAAATAGTCATTGTCAGCACTGGATCAGGGAATACAATATGAAGAGGGAGggatacacagacacaaattacATGCACAGAGGCATATTATACACACAAATcgaagcaaaaataaaataacactcCAGCTCCAATCTTTAATGGTTGCCCAAACTGAGATCTTTGCAGTTTGTACTCATTAATTGATGTATTTAGCTTCCTGGCAAATCTAATGTGGTCAGATGTTTGAACTGGTAAGTATTTACCATATACTATCTATGGTCAATAACCCATTAGGAATAGTCCACATATCTTCTTTTAAATGGGCTATTTTGAGAAAGAAGGGACACTATTTCAAACTGGTTTATAAATCACAGAGAAATAACAGGAACAATAATGaagaaatgtcaaataaaatacattatgcAGCCCATTTAAATGGACATAATGTCACGTTCTGCTGGATATTGGACCCCATTTGtgatactgtacatttactgtctctcatatatatacacatctgTATATATGAACCATTAGCCTACAGTAGCTTGCAATTCCCCTGTTTGCCTTTGCCACACTCCTCCATTACTCCTGTACCTACTGGTTTGTGAAGCAACCAATAAAATTGGACATGGAGGTTGAAATGACTTTATTTCACTACTGTAAATCAGAAAAATTTTCATGGCAGTGTTATTATAATATTCCttgtgacatttcattttttagacATCAGAGAAGgaatgttttactgttttttttccaaaacaagAACCAGTAGATACATGTGTAACCTCAGAGAAGCAAATGTGATTGTGTCATGTTGTAGACGGAGCATATGAATGTTTGTCTTATATAGAAGAGATGAAGGAATCtacattattgttattgtactTCTTCAATACGGACAGCGCTGAGGTTTGTTGTGAAAGAACTTTGACCTTGTGTGGAATGCAACAGAGGTACAGATTGGTATCTAATCCACAGCGTTCTTGTATAACTTGACATTCTGCATTGAGACAAATGGAAGACCAAACGGCAAGCTGTGTGTCCGGTTGTGCTGCATGCTGATGCCCATTTGTTCGGGATGTTAGACCTTGGAGACCATTAGCTACAGGGAACTGGCCCTCAGTAAACTGTCTGCCAGTGATAAGTGAAGTAACCCGATCAGAGCAGAGCTCCTTAAGGCCTCTTATCTCCTGCTCCACAGCAAGGCCAGCTAAAGCATCGTAATCTCCCCCCTCTCACACTGCGGCGGTTTGATGTTTGCCTTGTCTGTAGTCAACGTGAAGTGGCTGGAAGGAGAGCGTCTCAGATCGATGAACATTGATGCAGTCCATTACTTGAGCTGGTTGACTCCCTCCTCGCCTAAatatcaccaccatcatcagtGCGAGTCCACAGTCTTAATAGATTGTTTTATCAGTTATCTGAGCTGCAAGTCTGAGTCAGTGgggacattttaaaatgcaaaaatgtggaaaatcaAAAGATATGACTTAAGATGTGGCTGCAGTGATGTTTTTTAACCATACGTTGGTGATCATGCGTACTACAGATGACGTATTGCTGATAGTTGGCCTAACACTTTAGACAAAAGCCTCCACCAAACAGCATCTATTATAGATTTCTTTTGGACTGGAGATAGCTTTGTTGTCATGCTGTGTCTGATCTTTTCATCATGTGTTCTCTCACTCCTCCGTGACTAGAATTAGCACGTTCTGTGCTCTCATACTAATGCTTATAAAGCTAACCCTAATTTTGTGCTGGATCTAATTACACACTCTGCACAGTAATGGCAGGATTTCATGCTTGCATCAAAATTTAATTATGAACTATTCATAGCATTCACACTGTAAAATGTGACCTGAATAATTCAGAATCAGCCGTGCTGTGACAACCTCCGTCCTGTCATTGTGGAAGTAAAACCAGAGGGTTAAATGTACATCTTTGCTGCTCTGGTCTTCTTCTCAGGAGGACACAGATCTTTACTGGCGCTGACATGAATCTGACGTCATTTCATTAGGCTAAATATCCAAGTGGAAACCTTTGTCCTCCTAGGATCAAGAAGGATACCCTATTGACCCTTTAAGATGAAATCAGTCATGATTTTACAACCGCTTTGTCCCTGCtacaaacaaataattatagGACTCTGcctatttaacttatttttcttgctgATCACTAACAGAGCATACAGCTGATCCTTTCAAATGAGAAAATGGCTTTACATAAgctatgaaaaaatgaaaagggtATATTTGAATAAAGTGATTAAATAAGGAAAAATTAATTTGCTTTCCCTTCCTTTCCTTACAGCTTCTACCCTATCTACAGTCCAATTTGACTGGATTTAAGCAGCTGGAGATCCTCAACTTTAGGAATGGCAGTGTTGTCGTAAACAGCAGGATGAAATTGGACAAGCCGGTACCTTATAATGTGACCAAAGCTGTTCACTGTGTGCTCGAAGACTTCTGTAACGCTGCGTCTAAACGGCTTGACATTGAGATCGACAGTCGCTCCTTGGAAATAGAACCAGGTGAGATGCACTCAATTGTTATATGTAATCACCATTTTGCCCTTAAAACACTCAATTTTTGTGATTcttcaagtaaaagtaaattCACAGTTTCTAAAAGAAACATCTTTCCCGGTTTTGTGAGTGAAATATGGCAATTCTGGATGATGTGATGACAGGATGCAGACACCTCATGCAGAATAAAACAAATCCATGGTCTGCACTCAAAGTGAATTATGCTCATTCATGCCACAAGATCAGAATCCCTGTCCACATCGCACATCCtcactctgctgtctgtcacaGTCTGTAGGTGAGGTGCAGTATAAATGTGATTGAGTTCATGACTCTGTGTGATCCAGACACCTTCATTCTCATCAATCAAAATGCCCTTTAATTTCTCCTCTAAATCTgcagacagtgatagacaggTGGGCACTGCATTAATGTTAACACGACTGAATATCTCCTACCTCTCTCTTCTCATCTGCTGCTCCTCTCGTCtccattctctcctctctgttggTTTCAGCTGACCAAGCAGACCCTTGCAAGTTCCTGGCCTGCAATGAGTTTTCACGCTGCGTGGTAAACAGTTGGACGAATGAGGCAGAGTGTCTGTGTGATCCAGGCTACAGCACCGTGGATGGCCTGCCTTGTCAGAGCACCTGCACTGTGCAGCCAAACTACTGCCTCAACGGAGGCCTGTGCGAAATAATCCCAGGACATGGAGCCACCTGCAGGTACTCAATAGATAAcgatgaaaagaaaacacaaaccacGTGGGCTAAGCGAAAGCTTTTGGCATTGTTAACTACAAAAGGTGTATTTACAGTTCATTTgtacatttctattttttacaatttcaaGAGAATTATTCTAAGATTTTACAAATTCCTATCAGCCATTATTTTGCACTCATTTCATTATTGTAACTTGAGAAGACTTAAGATTTGCTTGAGATTGGAAATCcatcacaatttttaaaaagtcattctCAAACTTCTTTTATTGTGCTGTAATGCAGTGTAATGAATGCAATATATGCAAAGAGGGACTGAAAAACCTCTCTTGGTGGTGCAAATCAAGGATGTCCAAGATTTGAGAGTTGACTGCTGAAAAACAAGCGTTGTAACAcccagaacaaaaacaataagcAAATATTGATGCTGTGGAAGggattgtgtgtatttattagTTTCTTGCAATTATTATTGCTGTTCAGCAGCCAACTTTTAAATCTTAAATGTCAGACTTTCCATGAATGCACCAATAGGAAGAAAAATACAAGATCAGCCAACTAGTCTGACTGTAGCCCAGAAAATGACACATCTTTATCTAACTTAAAGaatatggctggtgattttctatatttttcttattgtcatcaaatctcatgtacagagtcaaaccaacaatgaatttatctacttacaagtatttgtgtgtgtatccaaagcctgatatatcatattcctctgtgctgtagacctctgtttttttccaaaactattgaaaacatgtcagtgagtcacactgctgcactgggtgacatgttccttaaCCCCGACGATTacggtcatgttagtttgttaaGAAACatctccaaagactaataacagtgatcacgttttcagtctcaggagagtagttctgtgtacagCAGACACCACTGTGCCagtgctttgctagcttgttgtgctacatatcacaacctcttgactttatactgaaGTTCTTCGAGAAATGtatgtagtacaaagtcaagaggttgtgatatgtagcacaacaagctagtgaaggtctgtaaacagaactgtgttCCCATGCATGCCCAGCCTTACATGGtactactctccggagactgaaaacgtgatcacaTTGTGTATGTAGGTTGCTTCTCTCTAACCTATATTTTCCTCCTCATGTGTTTCAGATGCCCTGTAGGTAAATACTGGCACTACCACAGAGAACGCTGCAATGAGCTGGTGTCAATGCCGGTAGACCCTCCACTAATTATAACCTGTCTCGTGGGAAGTCTCTGCCTTGTTTGCGCCGTCATCGGCATCTTAGTATTCATAAACAAGAAGTGCGTAAAGACGAGAAAGGCTGTCACTTTGGTGTAAGTAGGAGCCATTTTGTcgtttatatttttaatcattttttattacagGGTGTTGCTTTTGCTGTGATTCGCTGTGTGATGTATTTTCATTCACCACTTAATCTCCTTTACGTTGTAGGCACACCCTTGCTCCCTATGCCTTTGAGAATACTTTGAGGGTGAACCCAGTGTTTGAGAATGATGATGGTGTCTTAAATCAAGTGTCCACATTGCCGTGTCCTTCAAGTTCAGCTTCTTCCCAATCCCAACAGTCTGAACAAGAACATTTTGCCTCAATTGAAAATATACATCTGAGTATTGAGGTACATTGTGCTGTGTTGCACAAACGGCTAAACTGACCAAACTACTAACCTTGAATGTTCAACTAATACTAATTTGCTCTAACAAACTCTCACCAAATAAATGCAGCAAAGTTTGTATCGCTCTCATCCTCCATATATGTTTCATCTATGTTTTGCATTCAGAACTTGTGTCTTCAAAATATCTTTTGAAGCAGTTTGGCTTTAATGGTCATAATTAAATACCGATCTTCAGAAGTTGCTCAGAGGCCTTGATCCAAACACAGTTCAAGCCTTTTTATGATCCAGAACTTTGAAGATCTTTTTTTGCCAAATCCAACAAGAGGTAGTTGCGGCTGTAGGTAAAATGAATGGCTCGTAGTAGATCTTGTTTCCACCGATCCCTTGTATTTGTATAGTGCTTGCTTTTATTTACATCTGCTTATCTAGTTGAAGTGCCTCTGGTTCTATAATGTATTAATGAAGCCCTACTTTCTGTCTTAATAGATCCCCAGACAACTCTACACAACCAGATCAGAAAAGTTAGTCTCAGAAATGGTGGACTTCCATCACTGCATACCACACAATGAGGTGAggaaaaatgaacactgattTTGAAGCTGATTTAAATATCCACTCGACCCCAAATCCCAAAACATACCCTCAGAAAAGTGAAAGGGAGATAATTTGGGGATTTATTGGGTACTATGATGAAATACATTCAGGGAATGAACCAAAATAAGACTATAGTACAATATCTTCACAGTTTAGACATTCAATATGCATTTTATCTTCTGGTGTTGTTAAtattcattaacatttacaaatattttacagcTCTATGACGCATACAAAGGTAAAACATCTGTGcatgcagctgctgctgatttttCACTCACAAACCAAATCATTGGTGTGCATTTAAATCattaccattaaaaaaaatattattcaaatataatattataaccTTGAAATCATTTCCTGATGTGATAGTCGTATAAATTAATGCATGGCTTGATCTGCAATGTACTTAGGGCCGTGAAAAATAGTCCCTTTTTGAGTTTATGTAAGTATTCAATTGTAAATAATTTGAAGATATACTTACGAGAGTATTCTGTCATTTATTGTCTAATTCCACCTGAAATTAG
It encodes the following:
- the impg1b gene encoding interphotoreceptor matrix proteoglycan 1 encodes the protein MLLKSGLFFTLCLFTLQASQIKDLHDHGFSGLRDVRYRHFLEASRLIRHTTNVRADQERHRTKRSTLLTTGVKVCPQETMKAVIGSHRAYYKLRVCQEAIWEAFRIFLDRVPNSEEYGAWVYTCQHENLCMDDLAQNFSSSQEHLDMVARRVAEQGESEGVVAGTPEPGIDCTWTPPLILLPTGADVIPEDPNMIKENYEEYIVEFSVTIVSPTYSTLQSDPETPVYNEITRELTDKMLHVFQKVPGFKEIRVLGFRSEDVSVRYAVVFNGDTELNDDPEGIGEPDTDTDEDVNAPKLKHIIVKALKQEPSLPLDIQTLSFEAVTTVYPVAALGINPVEGVLSEDDTTKAMTEDSAPTQSFFPTVAMIENTLEASTIEPDQSTHTVVPFIPSILPEATFAVTDETLMTAVEEESTQDAAGEASDIITLDATLETITEQEEEEELEVEEIPPIELNDGGEAEELVTDEPEPADEEPNEPTDSVIMEISVVEAADPVSTPSTDEHAVQGIEPETDIEPLPSPSESGEAPEERDESSGGHSGGTPASADHPPENSNFQEDIGQSQNGTVAEVTEPLEEESGNGFSSEPDERPYESTAAPAMRQASTPLMATVDRSKELVVFFSLRVTNMMFSDDLFNKSSPEYKSLENTFLELTQHSGSRKSPNPGASRKSGPKKQTTLASIPLLPYLQSNLTGFKQLEILNFRNGSVVVNSRMKLDKPVPYNVTKAVHCVLEDFCNAASKRLDIEIDSRSLEIEPADQADPCKFLACNEFSRCVVNSWTNEAECLCDPGYSTVDGLPCQSTCTVQPNYCLNGGLCEIIPGHGATCRCPVGKYWHYHRERCNELVSMPVDPPLIITCLVGSLCLVCAVIGILVFINKKCVKTRKAVTLVHTLAPYAFENTLRVNPVFENDDGVLNQVSTLPCPSSSASSQSQQSEQEHFASIENIHLSIEIPRQLYTTRSEKLVSEMVDFHHCIPHNETWRLPNEYRTCCLLRASDNECFEVTVL